A portion of the Stigmatopora argus isolate UIUO_Sarg chromosome 15, RoL_Sarg_1.0, whole genome shotgun sequence genome contains these proteins:
- the gale gene encoding UDP-glucose 4-epimerase isoform X1, whose translation MAGKVLVTGGAGYIGSHCVLELIEAGYQPVVVDNFSNAVKDGGEGGMPESILRIEKLLDTKIEFHELDLLDKAALDGIFKKHSFLAVMHFAGLKAVGESLQQPLRYYRVNLSASMNLLEVMQTHGVHNLVFSSSATVYGEPHRLPIDEEHPVGNCTNPYGKTKYFIEEMIRDHCIAEKNWNVVLLRYFNPIGAHSSGLIGEDPQGIPNNLLPYVAQVAVGRRECLSVFGDDYDTVDGTGVRDYIHVVDLAKGHIAALKKLKENCGCKIYNLGTGTGYSVLQMVNSMRKASGKEIPYKIAPRRGGDAASCYADPNLAEKELGWKAEFALERMCEDLWRWQSMNPSGFSKATSS comes from the exons ATGGCAGGGAAGGTGCTAGTCACAGGTGGTGCAGGCTACATTGGGAGTCACTGTGTGCTGGAGCTAATTGAAGCAGGGTATCAGCCGGTTGTGGTTGATAATTTCAGCAATGCCGTGAAAG ATGGAGGAGAAGGGGGCATGCCGGAAAGTATACTTCGGATCGAGAAGTTACTGGACACCAAGATTGAGTTTCATGAACTCGACCTTCTGGACAAAGCTGCCCTGGATGGAATTTTCAAAAAG CATTCTTTCTTGGCGGTGATGCACTTTGCTGGCCTGAAGGCTGTCGGAGAGTCCTTGCAGCAGCCTTTGCGCTACTACAGGGTCAACCTTTCTGCCTCCATGAACCTTCTTGAG GTGATGCAGACTCATGGAGTGCACAATTTGGTCTTCAGCAGCTCGGCCACGGTTTACGGAGAACCGCATCGTCTCCCCATCGACGAGGAGCACCCGGTCGGCAACTGTACCAACCCTTATGGCAAGACCAAGTACTTCATAGAAGAGATGATCAGGGACCACTGCATCGCAGAGAAG AATTGGAACGTGGTGTTGCTGCGATATTTCAACCCCATCGGTGCTCATTCTTCCGGCCTCATTGGAGAGGACCCTCAGGGCATCCCCAATAATTTACTGCCATATGTCGCCCAG GTGGCTGTCGGAAGAAGGGAGTGTCTTAGTGTATTTGGAGATGACTATGACACAGTTGATGGGACAG GTGTGCGAGATTATATTCATGTTGTTGACTTGGCAAAGGGACACATAGCTGCACTGAAGAAACTGAAGGAAAACTGCGGGTGCAAG ATTTACAATTTGGGGACAGGAACAGGGTATTCTGTTCTCCAGATGGTCAATTCCATGAGAAAGGCATCCGGGAAGGAA ATTCCCTACAAGATTGCTCCACGTCGAGGAGGAGATGCCGCAAGCTGTTACGCCGACCCCAACCTGGCTGAGAAGGAACTCGGTTGGAAGGCGGAATTTGCGCTGGAAAGAATGT GTGAGGATCTCTGGCGTTGGCAGTCCATGAACCCAAGCGGATTTTCCAAAGCGACCTCCTCCTGA
- the gale gene encoding UDP-glucose 4-epimerase isoform X3: MAGKVLVTGGAGYIGSHCVLELIEAGYQPVVVDNFSNAVKEGGMPESILRIEKLLDTKIEFHELDLLDKAALDGIFKKHSFLAVMHFAGLKAVGESLQQPLRYYRVNLSASMNLLEVMQTHGVHNLVFSSSATVYGEPHRLPIDEEHPVGNCTNPYGKTKYFIEEMIRDHCIAEKNWNVVLLRYFNPIGAHSSGLIGEDPQGIPNNLLPYVAQVAVGRRECLSVFGDDYDTVDGTGVRDYIHVVDLAKGHIAALKKLKENCGCKIYNLGTGTGYSVLQMVNSMRKASGKEIPYKIAPRRGGDAASCYADPNLAEKELGWKAEFALERMCEDLWRWQSMNPSGFSKATSS, encoded by the exons ATGGCAGGGAAGGTGCTAGTCACAGGTGGTGCAGGCTACATTGGGAGTCACTGTGTGCTGGAGCTAATTGAAGCAGGGTATCAGCCGGTTGTGGTTGATAATTTCAGCAATGCCGTGAAAG AAGGGGGCATGCCGGAAAGTATACTTCGGATCGAGAAGTTACTGGACACCAAGATTGAGTTTCATGAACTCGACCTTCTGGACAAAGCTGCCCTGGATGGAATTTTCAAAAAG CATTCTTTCTTGGCGGTGATGCACTTTGCTGGCCTGAAGGCTGTCGGAGAGTCCTTGCAGCAGCCTTTGCGCTACTACAGGGTCAACCTTTCTGCCTCCATGAACCTTCTTGAG GTGATGCAGACTCATGGAGTGCACAATTTGGTCTTCAGCAGCTCGGCCACGGTTTACGGAGAACCGCATCGTCTCCCCATCGACGAGGAGCACCCGGTCGGCAACTGTACCAACCCTTATGGCAAGACCAAGTACTTCATAGAAGAGATGATCAGGGACCACTGCATCGCAGAGAAG AATTGGAACGTGGTGTTGCTGCGATATTTCAACCCCATCGGTGCTCATTCTTCCGGCCTCATTGGAGAGGACCCTCAGGGCATCCCCAATAATTTACTGCCATATGTCGCCCAG GTGGCTGTCGGAAGAAGGGAGTGTCTTAGTGTATTTGGAGATGACTATGACACAGTTGATGGGACAG GTGTGCGAGATTATATTCATGTTGTTGACTTGGCAAAGGGACACATAGCTGCACTGAAGAAACTGAAGGAAAACTGCGGGTGCAAG ATTTACAATTTGGGGACAGGAACAGGGTATTCTGTTCTCCAGATGGTCAATTCCATGAGAAAGGCATCCGGGAAGGAA ATTCCCTACAAGATTGCTCCACGTCGAGGAGGAGATGCCGCAAGCTGTTACGCCGACCCCAACCTGGCTGAGAAGGAACTCGGTTGGAAGGCGGAATTTGCGCTGGAAAGAATGT GTGAGGATCTCTGGCGTTGGCAGTCCATGAACCCAAGCGGATTTTCCAAAGCGACCTCCTCCTGA
- the gale gene encoding UDP-glucose 4-epimerase isoform X2, with the protein MAGKVLVTGGAGYIGSHCVLELIEAGYQPVVVDNFSNAVKGEGGMPESILRIEKLLDTKIEFHELDLLDKAALDGIFKKHSFLAVMHFAGLKAVGESLQQPLRYYRVNLSASMNLLEVMQTHGVHNLVFSSSATVYGEPHRLPIDEEHPVGNCTNPYGKTKYFIEEMIRDHCIAEKNWNVVLLRYFNPIGAHSSGLIGEDPQGIPNNLLPYVAQVAVGRRECLSVFGDDYDTVDGTGVRDYIHVVDLAKGHIAALKKLKENCGCKIYNLGTGTGYSVLQMVNSMRKASGKEIPYKIAPRRGGDAASCYADPNLAEKELGWKAEFALERMCEDLWRWQSMNPSGFSKATSS; encoded by the exons ATGGCAGGGAAGGTGCTAGTCACAGGTGGTGCAGGCTACATTGGGAGTCACTGTGTGCTGGAGCTAATTGAAGCAGGGTATCAGCCGGTTGTGGTTGATAATTTCAGCAATGCCGTGAAAG GAGAAGGGGGCATGCCGGAAAGTATACTTCGGATCGAGAAGTTACTGGACACCAAGATTGAGTTTCATGAACTCGACCTTCTGGACAAAGCTGCCCTGGATGGAATTTTCAAAAAG CATTCTTTCTTGGCGGTGATGCACTTTGCTGGCCTGAAGGCTGTCGGAGAGTCCTTGCAGCAGCCTTTGCGCTACTACAGGGTCAACCTTTCTGCCTCCATGAACCTTCTTGAG GTGATGCAGACTCATGGAGTGCACAATTTGGTCTTCAGCAGCTCGGCCACGGTTTACGGAGAACCGCATCGTCTCCCCATCGACGAGGAGCACCCGGTCGGCAACTGTACCAACCCTTATGGCAAGACCAAGTACTTCATAGAAGAGATGATCAGGGACCACTGCATCGCAGAGAAG AATTGGAACGTGGTGTTGCTGCGATATTTCAACCCCATCGGTGCTCATTCTTCCGGCCTCATTGGAGAGGACCCTCAGGGCATCCCCAATAATTTACTGCCATATGTCGCCCAG GTGGCTGTCGGAAGAAGGGAGTGTCTTAGTGTATTTGGAGATGACTATGACACAGTTGATGGGACAG GTGTGCGAGATTATATTCATGTTGTTGACTTGGCAAAGGGACACATAGCTGCACTGAAGAAACTGAAGGAAAACTGCGGGTGCAAG ATTTACAATTTGGGGACAGGAACAGGGTATTCTGTTCTCCAGATGGTCAATTCCATGAGAAAGGCATCCGGGAAGGAA ATTCCCTACAAGATTGCTCCACGTCGAGGAGGAGATGCCGCAAGCTGTTACGCCGACCCCAACCTGGCTGAGAAGGAACTCGGTTGGAAGGCGGAATTTGCGCTGGAAAGAATGT GTGAGGATCTCTGGCGTTGGCAGTCCATGAACCCAAGCGGATTTTCCAAAGCGACCTCCTCCTGA